From Calothrix sp. PCC 6303, a single genomic window includes:
- a CDS encoding peptidase domain-containing ABC transporter, whose product MRYPLILQQSEEDCGAACLATVAKFHGRNFSIGRIRELAGTRSRGTTMLGLGRGAESLGFQVRHVKASPQLLANLAQAPLPAIVHWKGYHWVVIYGKNRRNRYIVADPSIGLRYLSEAELMSGWTNGAMLLLSPTEMFYQQTEDKQTGFGKFVKRVWPDRGLLVQAIGLNVVIGLLALASPLMMQLLTDDVLVRGDTELLLIVALGVVAMTLIRSVINLIQAQLIGYFGQRLQMGLVLEYGQKLLHLPLSYFEGRRSGEVVSRIADVSAVHSLVAQLVLGLPSQFFIAVVSLALMLFYSWELTIASTAMFTVLVGVNFLFLPAIRQKTRDLIIQGTENQGFLVETVQGVEVLKTTQATTQAWQEYQANFSRLAHLGWGTMKLELYSGTVTGILSSLVSIGLLWLGSYLVISQRLSVGQLLAYSGMSGNFFGFLLAAIGIVDEFIRAQVILQRLGEVMDATPEDAPDAQKPWVELSATADIYCEKLRFHHSGRVDLLQDLDLIIPGGGMTALIGRSGCGKSTLAKLLSGLYQAQSGNIRYGIYDRSELALDCLRQQVVLVPQDAHFWSRSIVDNFRFSYPDASFEQIVRACEIVGADEFIEQLPDKYQTVLGEFGANLSGGQRQRLAIARALLANPAILILDESTSALDPVSEAMLLERLQQHRRGQTTVLISHRPQVIGACNWVVMLEQGQVVSQGTPEELRRREGLHRSFLTPELALMP is encoded by the coding sequence ATGCGTTATCCACTCATTCTCCAACAATCCGAAGAAGACTGCGGTGCTGCCTGCCTCGCCACCGTTGCTAAATTCCACGGTCGCAACTTCAGCATCGGTCGCATCCGCGAACTAGCAGGCACCCGATCGCGGGGCACCACTATGCTCGGACTCGGTAGAGGTGCCGAATCCCTCGGTTTCCAAGTGCGCCACGTCAAAGCCTCACCGCAACTTTTAGCTAATCTGGCTCAAGCACCATTGCCCGCGATCGTGCATTGGAAAGGCTATCACTGGGTCGTTATCTACGGTAAAAATCGCCGCAATCGTTATATTGTCGCCGATCCTAGTATTGGATTGCGCTATCTCAGTGAAGCGGAATTGATGTCGGGTTGGACGAATGGGGCGATGCTGTTACTCTCGCCGACGGAGATGTTTTACCAACAGACGGAAGACAAGCAGACTGGGTTTGGCAAGTTTGTCAAACGGGTGTGGCCCGATCGGGGTTTGTTGGTACAAGCGATCGGTTTAAACGTTGTCATTGGCTTACTGGCATTGGCTTCGCCGTTAATGATGCAATTGTTGACGGATGATGTGTTGGTGCGGGGCGATACGGAATTGCTGCTGATAGTAGCTTTGGGTGTGGTGGCGATGACGCTGATTCGGAGCGTTATTAATCTGATTCAAGCGCAGTTAATTGGCTATTTTGGGCAACGATTGCAGATGGGATTGGTACTCGAATATGGGCAGAAGCTATTGCATTTGCCGCTATCCTATTTTGAAGGGCGACGCAGTGGTGAGGTAGTCAGCCGGATTGCAGACGTGTCGGCAGTGCATTCATTAGTGGCGCAGTTAGTATTAGGTTTGCCCAGTCAGTTTTTTATTGCAGTAGTCTCGTTAGCGTTGATGCTGTTTTATAGTTGGGAGTTAACGATTGCCTCGACAGCGATGTTTACGGTGCTGGTTGGTGTTAATTTTCTCTTCTTACCAGCGATTCGGCAGAAGACTCGCGATCTGATTATTCAAGGTACTGAAAATCAGGGCTTTCTCGTCGAAACCGTGCAAGGCGTTGAAGTCCTAAAAACCACCCAGGCGACAACTCAGGCTTGGCAGGAATATCAAGCGAATTTCAGTCGGTTGGCGCATTTGGGGTGGGGGACGATGAAGTTGGAACTGTATAGTGGCACAGTAACGGGCATTTTATCGAGTTTGGTAAGTATCGGGCTGTTGTGGTTGGGCAGTTATTTGGTGATTAGTCAGCGGTTGAGTGTGGGGCAGTTGTTGGCTTATAGCGGCATGAGTGGGAATTTCTTTGGGTTCTTGTTAGCCGCGATCGGGATTGTGGATGAATTCATTCGCGCTCAGGTGATTTTACAACGCTTGGGTGAGGTGATGGATGCGACTCCAGAAGACGCGCCAGATGCCCAAAAGCCCTGGGTGGAGCTATCAGCAACGGCGGATATTTACTGTGAAAAATTGCGATTTCATCATTCGGGGCGAGTGGATTTGTTACAGGATTTGGATTTGATAATTCCTGGTGGAGGTATGACGGCGCTAATCGGTCGATCGGGTTGTGGCAAAAGTACGTTGGCGAAATTGCTATCGGGCTTGTACCAAGCGCAATCCGGCAATATTCGGTATGGGATTTACGATCGCAGCGAGCTGGCGTTAGATTGTTTGCGACAGCAGGTGGTGTTGGTCCCCCAAGATGCCCATTTTTGGAGTCGATCGATCGTCGATAATTTCCGCTTTAGCTATCCCGATGCAAGTTTCGAGCAAATCGTGCGGGCTTGTGAGATTGTGGGGGCGGATGAGTTTATTGAGCAATTGCCAGACAAGTATCAAACGGTGTTGGGTGAGTTTGGGGCGAATCTATCGGGGGGGCAACGGCAACGGTTAGCGATCGCGCGGGCGTTGTTAGCCAATCCAGCGATTTTGATTTTGGATGAATCTACATCGGCACTCGATCCTGTAAGTGAGGCGATGTTATTAGAGCGATTGCAGCAGCATCGGCGGGGGCAAACGACAGTGTTAATTAGCCATCGTCCGCAGGTAATTGGGGCTTGCAATTGGGTAGTAATGCTGGAGCAGGGGCAGGTGGTGAGTCAAGGGACACCGGAGGAATTGCGGCGGCGCGAGGGATTGCATCGATCGTTTTTGACCCCAGAATTGGCGTTGATGCCGTAG